From one Culex quinquefasciatus strain JHB chromosome 3, VPISU_Cqui_1.0_pri_paternal, whole genome shotgun sequence genomic stretch:
- the LOC6036429 gene encoding nucleolar GTP-binding protein 1, with product MSLYNFKKIMVVPPAKAFIDIMLSKTQRKTPTVVHKHYKISRIRGFYMRKVKFTQQNFHDRLSQIIQDFPKLDDVHPFYADLMNVLYDKDHYKLALGQLNTARHLIDTVAKDYVRLLKFGDSLYRCKQLKKAALGRMATIMKRQASNLTYLEQVRQHLSRLPSIDPYTRTIIICGFPNVGKSSFINKVTRADVEVQPYAFTTKSLYVGHMDYKYLRWQVIDTPGILDHPLEERNVIEMQAITAMAHLRACILYFMDISEQCGHSIEEQAKLFDSIKPLFANKPLALVLNKTDILTLDELEADKRKIIDDLVDDPEEIPIMQMSTVTEKGVIEVKTEACERLLGYRVDQKLKAKKIEGVLNRLHVAMPEKRDEKDRPACIPEAVLAARAANADKLARRQRKLEKEIEQEMGDEYTLDLQKNYVDIAEEERHDVIPEFLNGVNIADYIDADIFEKLEELEREEGLRLESGFYDPPPLNLDETLLEIREMAKQIRLKRFLLKDSKKMTVKSGRPVMPRHKQAVVRDRKVDNLRKTMENLGVDMSGTEQANFTKNQVDIRRSLVPAVGGPKTPKKDRESLAICKATGKPLKRKTPGIELGIKDVMLKSKARVMAKHDIAKKVTKMARKGEADRHIPDLKPKHLFAGKRGTGKTDRR from the exons ATGAGTTTGTACAACTTTAAGAAGATTATGGTGGTGCCGCCGGCAAAG gccTTCATCGATATTATGCTGTCGAAGACCCAGCGGAAAACGCCGACTGTGGTTCACAAGCACTACAAGATCAGCCGGATTCGGGGCTTTTACATGCGCAAGGTCAAGTTCACCCAGCAGAATTTCCACGACCGCCTGTCGCAGATCATCCAGGACTTTCCGAAGCTGGACGATGTGCACCCGTTCTACGCGGATTTGATGAACGTGCTGTACGATAAGGACCATTACAAGCTGGCGCTCGGGCAGCTGAACACGGCGAGGCATTTGATTGATAC ggTGGCAAAGGATTACGTTCGGCTGTTGAAGTTTGGTGACTCGCTGTATCGGTGCAAGCAGCTGAAGAAGGCCGCGCTGGGTCGGATGGCCACGATCATGAAGCGTCAGGCGTCGAATTTGACCTACCTGGAGCAGGTCCGGCAGCATTTGTCTCGTTTGCCGTCGATCGATCCGTACACTCGGACCATCATCATCTGCGGCTTCCCGAACGTGGGCAAGTCTAGCTTTATCAACAAGGTCACACGCGCGGACGTTGAGGTGCAACCGTACGCGTTCACGACGAAGAGTTTGTACGTTGGCCACATGGACTACAAATATCTGCGGTGGCAGGTGATTGACACGCCCGGCATTTTGGATCATCCGTTGGAGGAGAGGAACGTGATTGAAATGCAGGCCATTACGGCGATGGCTCACTTGCGGGCGTGCATTCTGTACTTTATGGACATTTCCGAGCAGTGCGGCCACTCGATCGAGGAACAGGCCAAGCTTTTTGACAGCATCAAGCCGCTGTTTGCCAACAAGCCGCTGGCGTTGGTGCTGAACAAAACGGACATTCTCACGCTGGATGAGCTGGAAGCGGACAAGCGAAAGATCATCGACGATCTGGTCGACGATCCGGAGGAGATCCCGATCATGCAAATGTCCACGGTCACCGAGAAGGGTGTGATTGAGGTCAAAACAGAAGCTTGCGAGCGTTTGCTCGGTTATCGCGTTGATCAGAAGCTGAAGGCCAAAAAGATCGAGGGCGTGCTGAACAGGCTACACGTTGCTATGCCGGAGAAGCGTGACGAAAAAGACAGACCGGCGTGCATTCCGGAAGCGGTGTTGGCCGCACGCGCTGCCAACGCGGACAAACTCGCCCGTCGCCAGCGCAAGCTCGAGAAGGAAATCGAACAGGAAATGGGCGACGAATACACGCTGGATCTGCAGAAGAACTACGTCGACATCGCCGAAGAGGAACGCCACGACGTCATTCCGGAGTTCCTCAACGGAGTCAACATCGCCGACTACATCGACGCGGACATCTTCGAAAAGCTGGAAGAACTCGAGCGCGAGGAAGGTCTCCGGCTCGAGTCCGGCTTCTACGATCCGCCGCCGCTCAACCTGGACGAAACTCTGCTCGAGATTCGCGAAATGGCCAAACAGATCCGCCTCAAGCGCTTCCTGCTCAAGGACTCCAAAAAGATGACCGTCAAGAGTGGCCGCCCGGTCATGCCCCGCCACAAGCAGGCCGTCGTGCGCGACCGCAAGGTCGACAACCTGCGCAAAACGATGGAAAACCTCGGCGTCGACATGTCCGGCACCGAGCAGGCCAACTTCACCAAGAACCAGGTCGACATCCGGCGAAGCCTCGTCCCGGCCGTCGGAGGACCAAAAACCCCGAAGAAGGACCGCGAATCGCTGGCCATCTGCAAAGCCACCGGCAAACCCCTCAAGCGGAAGACCCCCGGCATCGAGCTCGGCATCAAGGACGTCATG CTCAAATCGAAGGCCCGCGTCATGGCGAAGCACGACATCGCGAAGAAGGTCACGAAGATGGCGCGCAAGGGCGAGGCCGACCGGCACATACCGGACCTCAAGCCGAAGCATCTGTTTGCGGGCAAGCGTGGCACGGGCAAGACCGACCGGCGTTAA